Proteins from one Desertifilum tharense IPPAS B-1220 genomic window:
- a CDS encoding alternative oxidase yields the protein MVRLLVGILVFVINVLYRDRPYPRFYVLETVARVPYFAYMSVLHLYETLGFWRKADWLKVHFAESWNELHHLLIMEELGGNKSLGDRLLARTAALVYYWIIVALYMVRPRVAYNFMQQVEEHAYATYNQFLTENEAELKAQPATAIAIQYYRDGDLYMFDEFQTGQKATARRPKVDNLYDVFINIRDDETEHVKTMLACQQPDAQLSFQSPHAVTLPPTEVQVVLTPEPTEEVENAPL from the coding sequence ATGGTTCGATTACTGGTTGGCATTCTGGTCTTTGTGATTAACGTTCTCTATCGCGATCGCCCCTATCCGCGATTTTACGTTCTAGAGACCGTCGCCCGCGTTCCCTACTTCGCCTATATGTCCGTGCTTCACCTGTACGAAACTCTGGGTTTCTGGAGAAAAGCAGACTGGCTAAAAGTCCACTTTGCAGAGTCTTGGAACGAACTGCACCACCTGCTGATCATGGAAGAATTGGGTGGGAACAAGAGTTTAGGCGATCGCCTCTTGGCCAGAACAGCCGCCCTCGTCTATTACTGGATTATCGTCGCCCTCTACATGGTTAGACCCCGCGTTGCGTATAACTTTATGCAACAAGTAGAGGAACACGCCTACGCCACCTATAACCAATTCCTCACCGAAAACGAAGCCGAACTCAAAGCCCAACCCGCAACTGCGATCGCCATTCAATACTACCGCGATGGCGACCTCTATATGTTTGACGAGTTCCAAACCGGACAAAAAGCTACAGCCCGTCGCCCCAAAGTCGATAACCTCTACGATGTATTTATCAACATCCGCGACGACGAAACCGAACACGTCAAAACCATGCTCGCCTGTCAGCAGCCGGATGCTCAACTCAGTTTCCAAAGTCCCCACGCTGTCACCTTACCCCCCACTGAAGTTCAAGTCGTTTTAACCCCCGAACCCACCGAAGAAGTCGAAAACGCTCCTCTGTAA
- the bchI gene encoding magnesium chelatase ATPase subunit I, with protein MTTDSGQVTKRRAVFPFTAIVGQEEMKLALLLNVIDPKVGGVMIMGDRGTGKSTTIRALADLLPEIEVVADDPFNSHPSDIELMSDEVKERLTQQQEIPVARKKVLMVDLPLGATEDRVCGTIDIEKALSEGVKAFEPGLLAKANRGILYVDEVNLLDDHLVDVLLDSAASGWNTVEREGISIRHPARFVLVGSGNPEEGELRPQLLDRFGMHAEIHTVKDPVLRVQIVEQRSAFDQNPQEFLAQHQADQEALQTKLVTAQELLPSVQIDYDLRVQISQVCSELDVDGLRGDLVTNRAAKALAAFEGRTEATVDDISRVVTLCLRHRLRKDPLESIDSGSKVQKVFCRVFGIAEPEELGSVNGRPAGVR; from the coding sequence ATGACGACGGATAGCGGACAAGTAACGAAACGACGTGCTGTTTTTCCTTTCACGGCGATCGTCGGTCAGGAAGAGATGAAACTGGCACTCCTGTTGAATGTGATTGACCCCAAGGTGGGTGGGGTAATGATTATGGGCGATCGCGGAACGGGAAAATCCACCACGATCCGCGCCTTAGCCGACTTATTACCGGAAATTGAGGTGGTCGCTGATGACCCGTTCAATAGCCATCCTAGCGATATTGAGTTGATGAGCGATGAGGTCAAAGAACGCCTCACCCAACAACAGGAAATTCCGGTAGCGCGCAAAAAAGTTCTGATGGTCGATCTGCCTCTGGGGGCAACGGAAGACCGGGTTTGCGGCACGATTGATATTGAAAAAGCTTTATCGGAAGGGGTAAAGGCGTTTGAACCGGGCTTGTTAGCCAAAGCCAATCGCGGGATTCTGTACGTGGATGAGGTGAACTTGCTGGACGATCACTTGGTTGACGTTCTCCTCGACTCCGCCGCCAGCGGTTGGAATACCGTAGAACGGGAAGGGATTTCCATTCGTCACCCGGCCAGATTTGTCTTAGTCGGTTCGGGAAACCCAGAAGAAGGCGAACTCCGGCCCCAGTTACTCGACCGTTTTGGGATGCACGCTGAGATTCATACGGTTAAAGATCCGGTGCTGCGGGTGCAAATTGTGGAACAGCGTTCGGCGTTTGACCAAAATCCCCAGGAATTTTTAGCCCAACACCAAGCCGATCAAGAGGCGTTGCAAACTAAACTGGTGACAGCCCAGGAACTTTTACCTTCGGTGCAAATTGATTACGATTTGCGGGTGCAAATTTCCCAAGTTTGTTCGGAATTAGATGTTGATGGCTTGCGGGGAGATTTAGTCACCAACCGCGCAGCTAAAGCGCTAGCGGCGTTTGAAGGTCGCACGGAAGCCACCGTAGACGATATTTCTCGCGTCGTTACTCTCTGCTTGCGCCACCGTTTGCGTAAAGATCCCCTAGAGTCAATTGATTCGGGATCGAAGGTGCAAAAAGTCTTCTGTCGCGTCTTTGGAATTGCAGAACCCGAAGAACTCGGATCGGTTAATGGTCGTCCGGCGGGCGTTCGTTAA
- a CDS encoding DUF4149 domain-containing protein yields the protein MAAIVSKNNNPLQWSTLILCAIGFWISGSLVLDLIIMPGLYSAGMMNQPGFASAGFSIFWAFNRLELLCASVALTGILVLNQAQTETMRPPRLAMILGLILLGIALIDTYGLTPQMSALGLNLNLFEPTAEIPSEMIQMQSGYWALEFMKIATCGAILKLCYGDRGSAQ from the coding sequence ATGGCTGCTATCGTCAGCAAAAACAATAACCCCCTCCAGTGGTCTACCTTAATTCTATGTGCCATTGGATTTTGGATCAGTGGCAGCCTGGTTTTGGATCTGATTATTATGCCAGGTCTGTATAGTGCGGGAATGATGAATCAACCGGGATTTGCTTCAGCCGGTTTCTCGATATTTTGGGCGTTCAACCGCCTGGAATTACTCTGTGCTTCGGTTGCTTTAACGGGAATTCTCGTCCTCAACCAGGCGCAAACCGAGACGATGAGACCTCCCCGTTTAGCGATGATTTTAGGGTTGATTTTATTGGGGATTGCGTTAATCGATACTTACGGTTTAACGCCACAGATGAGTGCTTTGGGATTAAACCTCAACCTCTTTGAACCGACGGCTGAAATTCCCAGCGAGATGATTCAGATGCAAAGTGGTTATTGGGCGTTAGAATTCATGAAAATAGCAACTTGCGGTGCAATTCTCAAGCTTTGCTATGGCGATCGCGGATCGGCTCAATAA
- the ruvC gene encoding crossover junction endodeoxyribonuclease RuvC, producing the protein MKKRILGLDPGLASLGFGIIDCEADENKEAQSLTTIDFGVIKTPASDKMGDRLCTIYDDLHQLIQHWQPDLASVEKLFFYRMGNTIAVAQARGVLTLVLAQAKLDFCEFTPAQVKQTLTGYGNADKGQVQEAVTRELALDYLPKPDDAADGLALALTAWLVL; encoded by the coding sequence ATTAAAAAGCGAATTCTGGGTTTAGATCCAGGGTTGGCGTCTTTGGGTTTTGGGATTATTGATTGCGAGGCGGATGAGAACAAGGAAGCTCAATCCCTGACAACGATTGACTTTGGGGTGATTAAGACGCCAGCCTCCGATAAAATGGGCGATCGCCTTTGTACCATCTACGACGATCTGCATCAACTCATCCAACATTGGCAACCCGATTTAGCCTCAGTCGAAAAGCTCTTTTTCTATCGTATGGGCAATACCATTGCAGTCGCTCAAGCTAGAGGCGTCCTCACATTAGTTCTAGCCCAGGCGAAATTAGATTTTTGCGAATTCACCCCAGCACAGGTCAAACAAACCCTTACAGGCTACGGGAACGCCGATAAGGGACAAGTTCAAGAGGCTGTCACCCGCGAGTTAGCCCTAGATTATCTCCCCAAACCCGATGACGCTGCCGATGGTTTGGCTCTGGCATTAACCGCTTGGCTGGTCTTATGA
- a CDS encoding transcription factor RcaD, with translation MNTQEIKFLLKLLGFPEYRALLKEFDSFKRDRNKICQSLNNSGWLDYSREIASVKLLPPGRALLKLEPGQSPLTPNELKVVEQLAKASARVKPSQIKQPKAVERDAILQRFQERGLIDVETQVKVQKAEVWITPEGLDYLRDEFIPQAGNNPAISLTLLGNYLRFLRKSTRATPPTPVSGSLPSDEDILQTIQNLDRTLGTGNYLPIFHLRQKLQPPLSREELDQALYRLEKNDQIELSSLVEASRYSQEQIQAGISQRTGCPLFFIQVVND, from the coding sequence GTGAACACCCAAGAAATCAAATTTCTCTTAAAGCTGTTAGGCTTTCCAGAGTATCGCGCCTTACTCAAAGAGTTTGATAGCTTTAAGCGCGATCGCAATAAAATCTGCCAAAGTTTAAACAACTCCGGTTGGCTAGACTATTCTCGCGAAATTGCCAGCGTTAAGCTACTGCCCCCAGGACGCGCTTTATTGAAGCTAGAACCGGGTCAATCTCCTTTAACCCCAAACGAGTTAAAAGTTGTCGAACAACTCGCCAAAGCCTCAGCTAGGGTCAAACCCAGCCAAATTAAACAACCCAAAGCTGTAGAACGCGATGCCATTTTGCAGCGCTTCCAGGAACGGGGTTTAATTGATGTGGAAACCCAAGTTAAAGTCCAAAAAGCCGAAGTTTGGATAACTCCCGAAGGCTTAGACTATCTCCGCGATGAGTTTATCCCCCAAGCGGGAAACAACCCGGCTATCAGCCTCACCCTGTTGGGGAACTACCTGCGCTTCCTCCGCAAGTCTACCCGCGCAACTCCCCCAACACCAGTTTCCGGTTCCCTACCCAGCGACGAGGATATTTTACAAACTATCCAAAATTTAGACCGCACATTAGGAACAGGGAACTATTTACCGATTTTCCACCTGCGCCAAAAGTTACAGCCTCCCCTGTCGCGGGAAGAATTAGATCAAGCGCTTTATCGCTTAGAGAAAAATGACCAAATTGAACTCAGTTCCTTGGTAGAAGCCTCTCGCTATTCCCAAGAACAAATTCAAGCAGGTATCTCTCAGCGTACGGGTTGTCCCCTATTTTTCATTCAGGTTGTGAATGACTAA
- a CDS encoding S41 family peptidase, whose translation MSTKKLIQMRQTAIAFFLSVSAVFLFWLISPSLSATQPLQVQHFDRIWETVRDRFYDPQFKGKDWSALKEQYRPQVQQAKSPEETSRIVNQMLAELQTSHTYYYTPDNPAYYQIWAIFAPRLPELQENLKQYFPNGKIEYPGIGIFTQDQGGKTFISSLVEGSPAATAGLQIGDRILNVDGRPFHPLHSFEGQVGEAVNIRIERSPNSQQEIRVIPKRFDASTQFLDAQNASIQILERQGKKLGYIHMWSYANAQYQQKLEEELLYGRLRQADGLILDLRDGWGGSPTTVLNIYTGRGPSLTNITRDGKRYTNVSTWEKPVVMIVNEGSRSAKEVLAYGFQAYNIGPVVGTKTAGAVVAGRPFLMSDGSLLYLAVADVYVDGDTRLEGVGVTPDIEVPFSLPYAQGADPQKETALQVLLQEIQQS comes from the coding sequence ATGAGTACAAAAAAACTGATACAGATGCGTCAGACTGCGATCGCCTTTTTCCTCAGTGTATCGGCTGTCTTCTTGTTTTGGTTGATTTCCCCCAGTTTATCAGCGACGCAACCCTTACAGGTACAGCATTTCGATCGAATTTGGGAAACCGTGCGCGATCGCTTCTACGATCCTCAGTTTAAGGGTAAAGACTGGTCTGCCCTAAAAGAACAATACCGCCCCCAAGTCCAGCAAGCCAAGTCTCCCGAAGAAACCAGCCGCATTGTCAACCAAATGCTAGCTGAACTGCAAACTTCCCACACCTACTATTACACCCCCGATAACCCCGCCTACTATCAAATTTGGGCTATCTTTGCGCCGCGTCTCCCCGAATTACAGGAAAACCTCAAACAATACTTTCCCAATGGCAAAATTGAATATCCCGGAATTGGCATCTTCACCCAAGACCAAGGCGGAAAAACCTTTATTAGCAGTTTAGTGGAAGGCAGCCCCGCCGCGACAGCAGGCCTACAAATTGGCGATCGCATTCTCAACGTTGATGGACGCCCCTTCCATCCCTTACACTCCTTTGAGGGGCAAGTAGGGGAAGCTGTGAATATTAGAATAGAGCGATCGCCCAATTCCCAACAAGAGATCCGCGTCATCCCCAAACGCTTTGACGCCTCCACCCAGTTCCTCGATGCTCAAAATGCCAGCATCCAAATTCTCGAACGCCAAGGCAAAAAACTAGGCTACATCCATATGTGGTCTTACGCGAATGCCCAGTATCAACAAAAACTCGAAGAAGAACTCCTCTACGGTCGTCTCAGACAAGCCGATGGCCTCATTTTAGACCTCAGAGACGGATGGGGCGGATCGCCAACCACCGTCCTCAACATCTACACCGGACGCGGCCCCAGCCTCACCAACATCACGCGAGACGGCAAACGCTACACCAACGTTTCTACCTGGGAAAAACCTGTTGTAATGATTGTCAACGAAGGCAGCCGCAGCGCTAAAGAAGTCCTCGCCTATGGTTTCCAAGCCTACAACATTGGCCCAGTCGTGGGAACCAAAACCGCCGGGGCTGTCGTCGCTGGGCGTCCCTTCCTCATGTCCGATGGTAGCTTACTATACCTCGCCGTCGCCGATGTCTACGTCGATGGCGATACCCGCTTAGAAGGCGTGGGCGTTACCCCAGACATAGAGGTTCCCTTCTCCCTCCCCTACGCCCAAGGCGCAGACCCCCAAAAGGAAACCGCCCTTCAGGTTCTCCTCCAGGAAATTCAGCAATCTTAA
- a CDS encoding DNA translocase FtsK, producing the protein MRYLRRDEDIEKAIAHLAGATILWLDTEVADWNTPNPRLSLIQATANPDDRTGEDAYILDVLDKPRLTDRFIQSIMVNPEIEKVFHNSGYDLKFLGRQVACNVTCTLKLANKIPLPILGTGDRKLKTLALKVCQLSSIDTESQISDWGKRPLSPQQLEYAKMDAVYLAQVHRHLLSLLNPKPTTPDNGSMSPPIPQKHNSFSVTKVRVAFECPRLFYLGHRKGGMMMFIPLGSISRIGVDFHDLADRCLKVIHQEPPFQSLFTPEADTLNLEDLAPQMQKLCYELVFYPHLQTALQSNPDKVQALYQIWQGLQRLIRRWTELLIRNRHYCTAQQVIPKTLIDCRTDLQHEFTLPDGSQQRVRGRFDGLVYDLERDRFCILEYKTYISPDPSAQLAQAALYSYMLREELRREKLEVPVDSAVYSVIPEWHELTFSWQDLENNLHRLIPYKLQQMRQWIAWEPPQPNPPPPTAQPNLLCPMCPQQEICQTYFGSSPVVEVQPTSPALEVPPVVEVQPTSPALEVPPVVEVQPTSPALEVPPVVEVQPTSPPLETPPVVKVQPTPPPLETLPVVEVQPPPDADRIGQDLVTLLESFKIQVHYLGTIVGPAFIRVKLKPQLGFKVSSVLKLSDDLQVQLGIASAPLIAPQPGYVSIDLPRSDRQIAYFNRYIQTENTSPTQPPQIAIGVDLDGKLIQANLADPNTCHFLVGGTTGSGKSEFLRSVLLSLLYRHSPQQLEIALVDPKRVTFPEFEDIPWLYAPIVKESDRAIALMYDLVEEMENRYRRFEISKCSDLASYNAKHSPLPRIICIFDEYADFMAEKDTRTELEQSIKRLGAMARAAGIHLIVATQRPEAGIVTPIIRSNLPGRVALRTASEADSKIILGGSQTQAAYLLGKGDLLYQVGSQLQRLQSLFAPEIDFPG; encoded by the coding sequence ATGCGCTACTTGAGGCGAGATGAGGATATCGAGAAGGCGATCGCGCATTTGGCTGGCGCTACAATTCTGTGGTTAGATACAGAAGTGGCAGACTGGAACACCCCCAACCCCAGGTTATCGCTGATTCAAGCCACCGCCAACCCTGACGATCGCACTGGGGAAGATGCCTATATCCTAGATGTGTTGGATAAACCTAGGCTAACCGATCGGTTTATTCAATCGATTATGGTCAATCCTGAGATTGAGAAAGTTTTTCACAATTCCGGCTATGACCTTAAATTCTTAGGGAGACAGGTTGCTTGTAACGTCACCTGTACTTTGAAACTCGCCAATAAGATCCCTTTACCGATTTTAGGGACTGGCGATCGCAAACTCAAGACCCTGGCTCTCAAAGTCTGCCAACTCTCCAGCATCGATACCGAATCTCAAATTAGCGACTGGGGGAAGCGACCTCTAAGCCCTCAACAACTAGAATATGCCAAGATGGACGCAGTGTATCTTGCCCAAGTCCATCGACATCTTTTATCGCTGCTTAATCCTAAACCCACCACGCCAGATAACGGATCGATGTCGCCACCTATCCCCCAAAAGCATAATTCCTTTAGCGTCACTAAAGTTAGGGTTGCCTTTGAATGTCCCCGTCTGTTTTACTTAGGACATCGCAAGGGTGGGATGATGATGTTTATTCCACTGGGTAGTATTTCCCGTATTGGCGTAGACTTTCACGACTTAGCGGATCGATGTCTGAAGGTTATTCACCAGGAACCGCCCTTTCAGAGCTTATTTACCCCAGAAGCCGATACCCTTAATTTAGAAGACCTTGCCCCCCAGATGCAAAAACTCTGTTATGAGTTAGTCTTCTACCCTCACTTACAAACCGCGCTTCAGTCTAACCCCGATAAAGTCCAAGCACTCTATCAAATTTGGCAAGGATTGCAACGTTTAATTCGCCGTTGGACAGAACTGCTGATTCGCAATCGCCACTATTGTACCGCTCAACAGGTGATTCCCAAAACCCTGATTGATTGTAGAACCGATCTTCAGCACGAGTTTACCCTTCCCGACGGTAGCCAGCAACGGGTTAGAGGTCGCTTTGATGGTTTAGTCTACGACCTTGAGCGCGATCGCTTCTGCATCTTAGAATATAAAACCTATATTTCCCCCGATCCTTCCGCGCAACTGGCCCAAGCTGCGCTGTATAGTTATATGCTGCGGGAAGAATTGCGACGGGAAAAGCTAGAGGTTCCCGTTGACTCGGCGGTGTATAGCGTCATCCCAGAGTGGCATGAATTGACCTTTAGCTGGCAAGACCTAGAAAATAACTTACATCGCCTAATTCCCTACAAACTGCAACAGATGCGCCAGTGGATAGCCTGGGAACCGCCGCAACCCAACCCACCCCCCCCAACCGCGCAACCGAATTTACTCTGTCCCATGTGTCCGCAGCAGGAAATCTGTCAGACTTATTTTGGATCGTCTCCGGTTGTCGAAGTTCAGCCAACCTCACCTGCGTTAGAGGTTCCTCCAGTTGTCGAAGTTCAGCCAACCTCACCTGCGTTAGAGGTTCCTCCGGTTGTCGAAGTTCAACCAACCTCACCTGCGTTAGAGGTTCCTCCAGTTGTCGAAGTTCAGCCAACCTCACCTCCGTTAGAAACGCCTCCGGTTGTCAAAGTTCAACCAACCCCACCTCCCTTAGAAACGCTTCCGGTTGTCGAAGTTCAGCCACCCCCAGACGCGGATCGCATCGGTCAGGACTTGGTGACATTGTTAGAATCTTTTAAAATTCAAGTTCACTATCTAGGAACCATTGTCGGGCCGGCGTTTATCCGAGTCAAACTTAAACCCCAGTTAGGGTTTAAGGTGAGTTCGGTTCTTAAGCTGTCAGATGACTTACAAGTTCAACTCGGTATTGCTAGCGCCCCATTGATCGCGCCGCAACCGGGATATGTCAGTATAGACTTACCTCGCAGCGATCGCCAAATCGCCTATTTCAATCGCTATATTCAAACTGAGAACACCTCACCGACCCAACCCCCACAGATCGCGATTGGGGTAGACTTAGATGGCAAGCTAATTCAAGCCAATTTAGCCGATCCAAATACCTGTCATTTCCTGGTAGGCGGAACCACCGGAAGCGGGAAAAGCGAGTTTCTGCGTTCGGTGTTGCTGAGTTTACTGTATCGCCATTCTCCCCAACAGTTGGAAATTGCACTAGTCGATCCGAAGCGGGTGACATTTCCCGAATTTGAGGATATCCCCTGGCTATACGCACCGATTGTCAAAGAAAGCGATCGCGCGATCGCCTTAATGTACGATCTAGTAGAGGAAATGGAGAACCGCTATCGGCGGTTTGAGATATCCAAATGTTCCGACTTAGCCAGCTACAACGCTAAACACTCTCCCCTACCCCGCATTATCTGCATCTTTGATGAATATGCAGACTTTATGGCAGAAAAGGACACGCGCACAGAACTAGAACAAAGTATAAAACGCCTGGGTGCAATGGCCCGCGCCGCAGGAATTCATCTGATTGTCGCCACCCAACGACCAGAAGCCGGAATCGTTACCCCCATCATCCGTTCTAATTTACCCGGACGAGTGGCCTTAAGAACCGCTAGCGAAGCTGATTCTAAAATTATCCTGGGAGGTTCCCAAACCCAAGCGGCTTACCTGTTGGGGAAAGGTGACTTACTCTATCAAGTGGGTTCTCAACTGCAACGCTTGCAAAGCTTGTTTGCACCCGAAATTGATTTCCCCGGTTAA
- a CDS encoding MGMT family protein, with translation MTVYDDIYEIVRQIPRGKVATYGQIADLAQLYGKARLVGYALYRVDPKSDIPWHRVVNAKGEISHSSLRYGTDYLQKALLEEEGVEFSPEEKINLRQYLWQAPRQAEDTH, from the coding sequence ATGACGGTTTACGATGATATTTACGAGATTGTCCGCCAAATTCCTAGAGGGAAGGTGGCAACCTATGGACAAATTGCCGATTTAGCGCAACTGTATGGTAAGGCGCGGTTGGTAGGATATGCCCTTTATCGCGTCGATCCAAAATCCGATATTCCTTGGCATCGGGTGGTAAATGCCAAAGGGGAAATTTCCCATTCCAGCTTGCGCTATGGGACAGATTATCTCCAAAAAGCTTTATTAGAAGAGGAAGGGGTTGAGTTTAGTCCAGAGGAGAAAATTAATCTCCGCCAATACTTGTGGCAAGCCCCTCGCCAAGCTGAAGATACTCATTAA